In Anaerolineae bacterium, a single window of DNA contains:
- a CDS encoding FHA domain containing protein: MNARSFLKDQLVRLEQRLKAFIEGSTTRFMASEMDSQEIAAQLRQILQENHQVLEDGRLLAPNYFLLAASPLYADKLRKEQRLLKELEDELERLAREAGLTFAAPPVIKIVEDEEIPYHQISISGYFSQENTATHGISEQEATNSLEIPQNAFLIVNGVHIFPLDKAIINIGRHPDNHLVLDDPRVSRQHAQLRAVRGQYMLFDLGSAGGTMVNNQRVRQAILSSGDVISLAGIPLVYGQDSYPIGKTQKLTLTSH, translated from the coding sequence ATGAACGCAAGAAGCTTTCTCAAAGATCAATTGGTCAGGCTGGAACAGCGCTTGAAAGCCTTCATTGAAGGCTCAACGACGCGCTTTATGGCTTCTGAGATGGATAGCCAGGAGATCGCCGCTCAACTACGCCAGATTTTACAGGAAAATCATCAGGTTTTAGAAGATGGACGTCTTCTGGCGCCAAATTATTTCCTGCTGGCGGCCTCTCCGCTCTACGCTGATAAATTGAGAAAAGAGCAACGACTGCTCAAAGAGCTGGAAGATGAATTGGAACGCCTGGCCAGAGAAGCTGGCTTGACCTTCGCTGCCCCTCCGGTCATTAAAATCGTTGAAGATGAAGAAATCCCCTACCATCAGATCAGTATTAGCGGCTATTTTTCGCAGGAGAACACCGCAACCCATGGAATCAGCGAACAAGAAGCAACCAATAGCCTTGAAATTCCCCAAAATGCCTTTTTGATTGTCAATGGTGTGCACATATTTCCGTTGGACAAAGCCATCATAAACATTGGCAGGCATCCGGATAATCATCTGGTTCTGGATGATCCACGCGTCTCGCGTCAACACGCCCAACTTCGAGCCGTGCGCGGGCAATATATGCTCTTCGACCTGGGTTCAGCAGGGGGTACAATGGTTAATAACCAGCGCGTTCGTCAGGCAATCCTCTCTTCTGGAGATGTAATTTCGTTGGCAGGAATACCTCTGGTTTACGGCCAGGATAGCTACCCCATCGGCAAGACGCAGAAACTTACGTTGACTTCTCATTAG
- a CDS encoding 5'-methylthioadenosine phosphorylase, whose translation MNRKPFLAIIGGSGIYQMPDLENIEVIDVSTPFGKPSAPIVCGTIEGKPIAFLARHGEGHRFSPSEVNYRANIYALKSLGVEQIVSISAVGSLREDFAPGELVVPDGIFDFTRDRKRTFFEGNCVVHISVADPFCNHLSEQLFQAIQATGAAVHRGGTMITIEGPRFSTRSESNVFRSWGMSIIGMTTSPEAFLAREAEMCYAVMAHVTDYDVWHISETPVTVEQVIQVLNRNTTIAQQAVRNLLRNLQTERTCGCGSALANAFITRKDMVPLETRQRLGLLIDKYFQEQ comes from the coding sequence ATGAACAGAAAACCTTTCTTAGCCATCATCGGCGGGTCGGGAATTTACCAGATGCCTGACCTGGAAAATATCGAGGTTATCGATGTTTCGACGCCGTTTGGAAAACCCAGCGCTCCTATCGTCTGTGGCACCATCGAGGGTAAACCCATCGCCTTTTTAGCCCGCCACGGCGAGGGGCATCGCTTTTCCCCAAGCGAAGTCAATTACCGCGCCAATATCTACGCCCTGAAGAGCCTGGGAGTGGAACAGATTGTCAGCATTTCCGCCGTCGGTTCTCTGCGCGAAGACTTTGCGCCTGGGGAATTGGTTGTCCCCGACGGCATTTTTGACTTCACGCGCGACCGCAAGCGCACCTTTTTTGAAGGCAATTGTGTCGTACATATCAGCGTGGCCGATCCTTTCTGTAATCATCTTTCCGAACAACTCTTCCAGGCAATTCAGGCAACCGGAGCAGCCGTACATCGAGGCGGTACAATGATTACCATCGAAGGTCCGCGTTTCTCAACCCGCAGCGAATCGAACGTCTTCCGTTCATGGGGTATGTCCATCATCGGCATGACCACCTCTCCAGAAGCATTTTTAGCCCGTGAAGCTGAAATGTGCTATGCTGTGATGGCGCATGTGACCGATTACGATGTCTGGCATATCAGTGAAACACCTGTAACAGTGGAACAGGTGATTCAAGTCTTGAACCGCAATACGACAATCGCCCAACAGGCGGTGCGCAATTTGTTGCGCAACCTTCAAACCGAGCGAACCTGCGGATGTGGATCTGCCCTTGCCAATGCTTTTATCACCCGCAAAGACATGGTGCCCCTCGAAACCCGGCAACGATTGGGTTTATTGATTGATAAATACTTCCAGGAACAATAG
- a CDS encoding FHA-domain-containing protein — translation MSAILLLVVRILIAAGLYAFLAWAFWTLYQDLLYQSRTLSLQALPKLSLWVSNEPAPRTYQQLEINIGRNASCDLCLADTTVSGRHARILYRQGQWWLEDLDSTNGTYLNQIRLNEPMVLTVGDEIRCGQVRLDIENLS, via the coding sequence ATGAGCGCCATACTCCTGCTGGTGGTTCGCATCTTGATTGCAGCTGGCTTATACGCCTTCCTGGCATGGGCTTTTTGGACCCTGTATCAAGACCTGCTTTACCAGAGTCGGACACTATCCCTGCAAGCGCTTCCAAAGCTTTCCCTTTGGGTATCGAATGAGCCAGCACCTCGCACTTATCAACAGCTTGAGATTAACATCGGACGCAATGCAAGCTGTGACCTATGCCTGGCAGATACCACAGTAAGCGGCCGTCATGCACGTATCCTTTATCGTCAGGGACAATGGTGGCTGGAGGATCTAGACTCGACCAACGGCACTTATCTCAATCAAATACGCCTGAACGAGCCAATGGTCCTTACGGTTGGGGATGAAATTCGTTGTGGACAGGTACGCCTGGACATTGAAAATCTATCCTGA
- a CDS encoding Penicillin acylase, giving the protein MKGEYPMTTILGAILGRIFSWLDRSNSPVIDGELDVHGLEKQVEILRDHWGVPHIYASSAHDLFFAQGFVHAQERLFQMELNRRTAQGRLSEVFGEIALDTDRAVRTFGFNRLGRTDWASASPEMKEAVEAYCQGVNAYLDWAGDRLPVEFKLLGHKPEPWTPQDTTAFARVMMWQLSHAWHGEIVRLLVQQKVGEEHARDLEIYYPTHHPITLPKGIEFHRLGENGVLIPEQGPFLARGQGSNSWVVSSQKTEDGHTYLFNDMHLALSLPGLWYQNHLVGGGYEVTGVSLPGAPAVLVGHNARIAWGMTLAFIDCEDLYLEQMNPENPTQYRFRDQWVQAEVIEEVISIKGKPAHVEKVLVTRHGPVISDVIGQPELRLAVRSMALRPSRSLSGWLALDRAQSWDDFVLAMNQIEAPQLNVCYADVEGNIGYWMTGRTPIRARGDGRLPVPGWDGEHEWVGEVPFEQMPHALNPQQGYVVHTNNKIVPDDYPYYLGNVWMNGSRARRIVQVLEAQDRVSRETLCRLHVDFTTLPGIELARKIQAIQVSDPRVKELVEELEKWDGVLDAKSVGGCIYEVLRMNLVRNLLEPQLGKEITDQWLGKAFSPVLMTLHEFYGHDITLLLRLMDDPRNWWVEQAGGLEKWVERSLQDTQRELESRLGSERRNWQWDKLHGAVFPHPLGLQKPLDQAFNRGPYPIGGDADTPCQTAYLPHQPYYNNAWAPSFRQVVDLTDLSQSVTIAPPGQSGHIGNRHYDDLIEPWLRGEYHPMLWERKEIEQNVEGKLLLKSE; this is encoded by the coding sequence ATGAAGGGAGAATATCCGATGACCACAATCCTTGGCGCTATCCTCGGTAGGATTTTTAGCTGGCTGGATCGTTCGAATTCTCCAGTAATTGACGGGGAATTGGACGTGCATGGGTTGGAAAAGCAAGTGGAAATCCTGCGCGATCATTGGGGAGTTCCTCACATCTACGCTTCTTCGGCGCACGATCTGTTCTTTGCCCAGGGGTTTGTCCATGCCCAGGAGCGACTCTTCCAGATGGAGTTAAATCGCCGTACGGCGCAAGGTCGTTTGAGTGAGGTGTTTGGGGAGATCGCTCTGGATACCGACCGCGCCGTGCGTACTTTTGGTTTTAACCGTTTAGGACGCACGGATTGGGCAAGCGCATCTCCGGAGATGAAGGAAGCTGTGGAAGCTTATTGTCAGGGAGTTAATGCGTATTTAGATTGGGCAGGGGATCGTCTGCCGGTGGAATTCAAGTTGCTGGGACACAAACCCGAGCCCTGGACGCCGCAAGACACCACGGCTTTTGCGCGGGTGATGATGTGGCAGCTTTCTCACGCCTGGCATGGAGAGATTGTCCGTCTGCTGGTTCAACAGAAAGTGGGTGAAGAACACGCCAGGGACCTGGAGATCTATTACCCTACCCATCATCCCATCACATTGCCAAAGGGGATTGAATTTCATCGCCTTGGTGAAAATGGGGTGCTGATTCCCGAACAGGGGCCCTTCCTTGCGCGTGGACAGGGAAGCAATTCCTGGGTGGTATCCAGCCAAAAGACCGAAGATGGGCATACGTATCTGTTCAACGACATGCACTTAGCCCTTTCGTTGCCGGGTTTGTGGTATCAAAATCATCTGGTTGGTGGCGGTTATGAGGTAACGGGTGTATCACTGCCTGGAGCCCCGGCGGTACTGGTGGGGCATAACGCCCGGATTGCCTGGGGAATGACCCTTGCCTTTATCGATTGTGAGGATTTATATCTCGAGCAAATGAATCCCGAAAACCCGACCCAGTATCGTTTTCGCGACCAGTGGGTGCAGGCTGAGGTAATTGAGGAAGTCATTTCGATTAAGGGGAAGCCCGCGCATGTGGAAAAAGTTTTGGTCACGCGGCACGGCCCCGTGATCTCGGATGTGATCGGGCAACCCGAACTGCGTCTGGCCGTGCGTTCCATGGCTTTGCGCCCAAGCCGTTCTTTAAGCGGTTGGTTAGCCCTCGATCGGGCGCAATCCTGGGATGATTTTGTCCTGGCAATGAACCAGATCGAAGCCCCTCAATTGAACGTCTGTTATGCGGATGTGGAGGGCAACATCGGCTATTGGATGACCGGGCGAACGCCAATCCGCGCCCGAGGGGATGGCCGTTTGCCGGTACCCGGTTGGGATGGCGAGCATGAATGGGTTGGGGAGGTACCTTTTGAGCAAATGCCGCACGCTTTGAACCCGCAACAAGGCTATGTTGTCCACACTAACAATAAAATCGTGCCGGACGATTACCCGTATTATTTAGGGAATGTGTGGATGAACGGCAGCCGCGCCCGACGGATTGTCCAGGTTCTGGAGGCTCAGGATAGAGTCAGCCGGGAGACCTTGTGCCGGCTGCATGTGGATTTTACGACTTTGCCGGGGATTGAACTGGCGCGCAAAATCCAGGCGATCCAGGTGTCTGATCCACGGGTAAAGGAGTTGGTGGAAGAGTTGGAAAAGTGGGATGGAGTGCTGGATGCGAAGAGCGTGGGTGGGTGTATCTACGAGGTTTTGCGGATGAACCTGGTGCGCAATCTGTTAGAGCCACAATTAGGAAAAGAGATTACCGATCAGTGGTTGGGCAAAGCCTTCAGCCCGGTTTTGATGACCCTGCATGAGTTTTATGGACATGATATTACCCTGCTCCTGCGTCTGATGGATGATCCCCGAAATTGGTGGGTGGAACAGGCTGGCGGATTGGAGAAATGGGTGGAAAGAAGTTTGCAGGATACACAGCGCGAACTGGAAAGCCGCCTCGGGAGCGAGCGGCGCAACTGGCAATGGGACAAATTGCATGGAGCTGTTTTCCCTCACCCGCTGGGGTTACAAAAGCCCTTAGATCAAGCCTTTAATCGCGGACCTTACCCCATCGGAGGAGATGCAGATACGCCCTGCCAGACAGCCTATTTGCCTCATCAGCCCTACTACAACAATGCCTGGGCGCCTTCTTTCCGTCAAGTGGTCGATCTGACCGATCTAAGCCAATCCGTAACGATTGCTCCTCCAGGACAATCCGGACACATTGGTAACCGACACTATGACGATTTGATTGAGCCCTGGCTCAGGGGTGAGTATCACCCCATGTTGTGGGAAAGGAAGGAAATTGAGCAAAACGTAGAGGGAAAACTCCTATTGAAAAGTGAATAA
- a CDS encoding Cell division protein FtsW: MKLLIGLFMKSESSFLLHRERPLLALAFGIVFLLSLAFTLSSIVRTGTLSLERGWQSGLGFLVWAVCLGGVWIVAQKTIPERDPYLLPGAFLLIGWGLMTLWRLSPYLAQRQTIWLVVSSSILVLILKAPGDLSYLRRFKYLWLTGGLGLVFATLIFGTNPAGPGLPDLWLGCCGVYFQPSEPTKLLLIVYLAAYLAGSQPLLQRAASPKQRIALLAPSFGMSILAMGLLVVQRDLGTASIFFFLSAVLFYFATEQRLVLWFGMIGILLGLGIGVFLFDVVRWRVEAWLNPYADPIHRSYQIVQSLIAVANGGLFGRGLGLGYPEQVPVPHSDFIFAAIAEENGLIGSLALLGCLALLSLRTIVIAMRAEDRFQRLLMIGIAAYFGGQSLLIIGGNLRLLPLTGVTLPFVSYGGSSLLVSCIMLGLTLQVSQSAQPKPGILPNPRPYLTFGGILLISYFAVALANGWFALYRAPVLLARTDNARRYIYQQLVQRGTIYDRELQPLAISERQNDVFIRQYLYPPLSPLLGYSHPVYGQSGLERSLDEWLSGERGYRTSEILWHRLLTGTPPPGIAVRLTLDLELQKTVDLNMNDQVGAVVVVNAHNGDILAISSQPAFDSNRLTGELQTYLADPNAPLLNRAFQGRFALGPLYQELFPKGIAVLRLSELRAIGLPAGLIEGTAPENGKWVTPLQVACAAATLANGGTRLPLQMVDAFELPNSGWVTLQPENPPLTVYSAGEIEPVLKQHTDDTGLIWTLSRTIDAEQGQQVSWFIGGTASGWDGTPLAVTIVLEGRDESVARQIGEAILKAALLAAD, encoded by the coding sequence TTGAAGTTATTGATTGGGCTATTTATGAAAAGTGAAAGCTCATTCTTGCTTCATCGTGAACGTCCGTTGTTGGCGCTGGCATTTGGCATCGTTTTTCTCCTGTCACTTGCTTTTACTTTATCGTCGATCGTCCGAACCGGGACGCTGTCGCTTGAGCGCGGCTGGCAATCTGGGTTGGGATTTTTGGTCTGGGCGGTTTGTTTGGGGGGAGTCTGGATCGTTGCTCAAAAGACAATCCCAGAACGTGATCCCTATCTCCTACCCGGCGCTTTCCTCTTAATCGGGTGGGGTTTAATGACCCTCTGGCGATTATCGCCCTACCTTGCTCAACGACAAACCATCTGGTTAGTAGTGTCCAGTTCGATTCTGGTCTTAATCTTGAAAGCCCCCGGGGATTTATCTTACTTGAGGCGATTCAAGTATCTCTGGCTAACCGGCGGGCTAGGCCTGGTGTTTGCAACTTTGATATTTGGTACAAACCCGGCAGGACCAGGATTGCCCGATCTATGGTTAGGTTGTTGCGGCGTTTACTTTCAACCTTCTGAGCCAACCAAGCTACTTCTAATCGTCTATCTGGCAGCTTACTTAGCAGGAAGTCAGCCTTTACTCCAACGAGCTGCCAGCCCAAAACAGCGCATAGCCTTACTGGCTCCCAGCTTTGGAATGAGCATCCTGGCAATGGGATTACTGGTCGTACAGCGCGACCTGGGTACAGCCTCAATTTTCTTTTTCCTCTCTGCGGTTCTTTTTTATTTTGCAACCGAACAACGCCTGGTCTTGTGGTTTGGCATGATCGGCATCTTGCTGGGTTTGGGGATCGGGGTTTTCCTCTTTGACGTCGTCCGCTGGCGAGTGGAAGCCTGGCTCAATCCATATGCAGACCCCATTCATCGCTCCTATCAGATTGTTCAATCCCTAATCGCTGTGGCAAATGGAGGGTTGTTCGGGCGAGGATTGGGTTTGGGTTACCCTGAACAGGTACCGGTTCCCCATTCGGACTTTATCTTTGCCGCCATCGCTGAAGAGAATGGTCTGATCGGCAGTCTTGCCCTTCTGGGTTGTCTGGCGTTGCTCTCGCTGCGGACCATTGTCATTGCCATGCGCGCCGAAGACCGGTTTCAGCGCCTGCTAATGATTGGAATCGCAGCCTATTTTGGTGGTCAAAGCCTCTTAATCATCGGAGGCAATCTTCGCCTTTTACCTCTTACGGGAGTGACCTTGCCATTTGTTTCCTATGGAGGATCCTCATTGCTGGTATCCTGCATCATGTTGGGTTTGACACTGCAGGTCAGTCAATCCGCGCAACCAAAACCCGGCATACTCCCCAACCCAAGACCTTATCTTACTTTTGGGGGGATTCTGTTAATCAGCTACTTTGCAGTAGCTTTGGCAAACGGATGGTTCGCGCTTTATCGCGCCCCAGTTTTGCTGGCACGCACGGACAACGCCCGGCGCTATATCTACCAGCAGCTTGTCCAACGGGGAACCATCTACGACCGAGAATTGCAACCTTTAGCGATTTCCGAGCGCCAAAATGATGTCTTTATTCGCCAATACCTCTATCCACCTCTCAGCCCCTTGCTTGGCTATTCTCATCCCGTGTATGGTCAAAGCGGTTTGGAAAGAAGCCTGGACGAATGGTTGAGCGGCGAGAGAGGCTACCGCACATCTGAAATTCTATGGCATCGCCTGTTAACCGGCACACCTCCGCCAGGTATTGCGGTGCGCCTCACTCTTGACCTGGAACTGCAGAAAACGGTTGACCTGAACATGAACGATCAAGTCGGAGCAGTAGTGGTTGTCAACGCCCACAATGGCGACATTTTAGCCATCTCCTCCCAACCGGCCTTCGATTCTAATCGCCTGACCGGGGAACTACAGACCTATCTGGCAGATCCAAATGCTCCTCTATTGAATCGAGCTTTTCAAGGGCGGTTTGCACTCGGCCCGCTCTATCAGGAACTCTTTCCAAAAGGCATCGCAGTTTTGCGGCTCTCGGAGTTGCGTGCCATTGGCTTGCCAGCTGGTTTAATCGAGGGAACAGCACCAGAGAACGGCAAATGGGTTACCCCCTTGCAAGTTGCCTGTGCCGCAGCAACTCTAGCCAACGGTGGCACTCGCCTCCCGTTGCAAATGGTTGATGCCTTTGAGTTGCCCAACAGTGGATGGGTGACTCTACAGCCTGAAAATCCTCCTTTGACCGTTTATAGCGCCGGGGAAATCGAACCAGTCCTCAAGCAACACACTGACGACACGGGTTTAATCTGGACTTTGAGCAGAACAATCGACGCTGAGCAAGGTCAGCAAGTCAGCTGGTTTATCGGGGGAACAGCTTCGGGATGGGATGGCACTCCTCTGGCAGTGACGATCGTCCTGGAAGGAAGGGATGAATCTGTTGCGCGTCAAATTGGAGAAGCTATCCTGAAAGCGGCGCTTCTGGCGGCGGATTAA
- a CDS encoding DNA-directed RNA polymerase beta subunit — protein sequence MAVLPSKSYARIDVKLKLPTLIEVQLDSFRRLKEEGLADLFNEISPIESYNKGMRLHFPSRNKISAEWGLKYWFGEPKHSIEECVERDLTYASPLYVSVLLEGPEVREPIKQDIFLGDFPEMTEKGTFIINGTERVVVSQLIRSPGVYFEAIQDRATGRRLAMAKLIPDRGAWMEFETRKSDYLTLRFNRKRTVPVTIFLRALAAVKDANSGYPSPIEKGTDEELLTLFGNVDNNPDRLYIPSTFAQEPEWDLSHGLTIAEAALLEFFKRMRPGDPATLDNAREFLEEQLFDQRHYDLERVGRYKLNQKLDLREIVPMQIRTVTKWDIVRLVERMIMINNNMVAPDDIDHLGNRRAKTVGELIQNKLRIGLRRMERVIKERMSIRDQDQVSPVTLVNIRPVVAALREFFGSSQLSQFMDQTNPLAELRHKRTLSALGPGGLRRERAGFDVRDVHHSHYGRICPIETPEGPNIGLIGRLASFARVNEYGFIETPYRKVLRVISPQDPRFVGRALREDVTDPQTGEVIARSGERVTEELAEKIRKANVAKEIAIVPFVTEDVEYLSADVEDRYVIAQANAPLTEHAEFVRSRISSRYHNSFIFSSPTSVDYMDVAPHQIVGISASLIPFLEHDDANRALMGSNMQAQAVPLLQPEVPLVSTGMEKAAAIDSGQVVIAEEDGEVISVTGRHIDIRSADGQVHRYTLRKYQRSNQSTCIDQRPAVVKGQRVKAGEVIADSSSTQNGELALGQNVVVAFLSWEGGNYEDAILISERLVQEDKFTSVHIEKYEVESRDTRLGPEEITRDIPNVGEEAIKDLDETGIIRVGAEVGPNDILVGKISPKGEKELTPEERLLRAIFGEKSRDVKDTSLRMPHGERGKVVEVKVFTREENSDLSAGVDKMVRVSVAQRRKITAGDKMAGRHGNKGVVSKVVPVEDMPFMENGEPVDIILNPLGVPGRMNIGQVLETHLGWAAHRLGFRAITPVFDGASEDEIEAELARAWIIDQAWKETGEKAWEWLKSQEYDPTMIEDDEEVRRYYMEQWLGERGYDVYRLISDTLYARRAVFAEYLKDKGFNPEDILFFEDRSEVSSERRKTLDTNAVTTCLQLWLESLGEKVNAETPEDIREQAVNKMLESGIPMPILGKQILRDGKTGEAYDQPVTVGVMTMLKLHHLVEDKVHARSTGPYSLVSQQPLGGKAQFGGQRFGEMEVWALEAYGAAYTLQEMLTVKSDDVQGRVKTYESIVKGEPIEEPSIPASFKVLVKELQSLALSVEAITDTGEIIRFGKDEERARPIKPPTGLLDIGEGF from the coding sequence ATGGCTGTTTTGCCCAGCAAATCTTACGCCCGAATTGATGTCAAATTGAAACTGCCTACGTTAATCGAGGTCCAGCTCGATTCCTTCCGTCGCCTCAAGGAAGAGGGTCTGGCGGATTTGTTCAATGAGATTTCTCCGATTGAATCTTATAACAAGGGAATGCGCTTGCATTTCCCCAGTCGGAATAAGATCTCTGCTGAGTGGGGATTAAAGTACTGGTTTGGCGAACCCAAGCATTCCATTGAAGAATGTGTTGAGCGTGATCTGACTTACGCAAGCCCCCTCTATGTCAGCGTCTTGCTGGAAGGCCCGGAAGTCCGCGAACCGATCAAGCAGGATATCTTTCTGGGCGACTTTCCCGAAATGACCGAAAAGGGAACGTTTATCATCAACGGTACGGAACGGGTTGTAGTTTCGCAGTTGATCCGCTCGCCAGGTGTTTATTTCGAGGCGATCCAGGATCGCGCTACCGGTCGCCGTCTGGCGATGGCGAAATTAATCCCGGACCGCGGGGCATGGATGGAATTTGAGACGCGTAAATCGGATTATCTTACTCTGCGCTTCAATCGCAAACGGACGGTGCCGGTAACGATTTTCTTGCGTGCCCTGGCAGCTGTAAAAGATGCCAACAGTGGTTACCCTTCGCCGATCGAAAAAGGAACTGACGAGGAGTTACTGACTCTCTTCGGAAATGTGGATAATAACCCGGATCGGCTCTATATCCCTTCGACCTTTGCCCAGGAACCTGAATGGGATCTCTCGCATGGTTTGACCATAGCCGAAGCAGCCTTGCTCGAATTTTTCAAGCGCATGAGGCCAGGCGACCCGGCAACGTTAGATAACGCCCGCGAATTTCTCGAAGAACAACTCTTTGACCAACGCCATTACGACCTCGAGCGCGTGGGACGTTATAAGCTCAACCAAAAGCTCGATTTGCGCGAGATTGTCCCAATGCAAATCCGTACCGTGACCAAATGGGACATCGTTCGTCTGGTTGAGCGGATGATCATGATTAACAACAATATGGTCGCCCCGGATGATATTGACCATCTTGGGAACCGGCGAGCGAAAACCGTGGGTGAACTGATTCAAAACAAATTGCGCATCGGATTGCGCCGCATGGAACGGGTGATTAAAGAACGCATGTCGATTCGCGATCAGGATCAGGTCTCCCCGGTAACCCTGGTCAATATCCGTCCCGTGGTAGCAGCTTTGCGGGAGTTCTTTGGCTCAAGCCAACTCTCTCAATTTATGGATCAAACCAACCCTCTGGCGGAGCTGCGGCATAAACGCACCTTATCAGCATTGGGACCTGGTGGATTGCGTCGTGAACGGGCGGGCTTTGACGTGCGGGATGTTCACCACTCGCACTATGGACGTATCTGTCCAATTGAGACCCCAGAAGGCCCCAATATTGGTCTGATCGGACGTCTGGCATCTTTTGCGCGGGTGAATGAATATGGGTTTATTGAAACGCCCTATCGCAAAGTCTTACGGGTTATCTCGCCGCAAGACCCGCGCTTTGTTGGGCGCGCCTTGCGCGAAGATGTTACTGATCCACAGACAGGAGAAGTGATTGCCCGGAGCGGGGAGCGGGTGACGGAGGAACTGGCAGAGAAGATTCGCAAGGCAAACGTCGCTAAAGAAATAGCCATTGTTCCATTTGTCACCGAGGACGTAGAATATCTCTCTGCCGATGTGGAAGATCGCTATGTAATTGCGCAAGCCAATGCGCCGTTAACCGAGCATGCTGAGTTTGTCCGTTCCCGCATCTCCTCCCGATATCACAACTCATTTATCTTCTCTTCGCCAACGAGCGTTGATTACATGGATGTGGCGCCACACCAGATTGTCGGCATCAGTGCCTCTTTGATTCCTTTCCTGGAACACGACGATGCCAACCGGGCGTTAATGGGCTCGAATATGCAGGCGCAAGCAGTGCCCCTCTTACAACCGGAGGTGCCGCTGGTATCAACTGGAATGGAAAAGGCAGCGGCGATTGACTCGGGGCAGGTGGTGATCGCTGAGGAAGATGGTGAGGTTATCTCGGTTACCGGCAGGCATATTGACATTCGTTCGGCGGATGGTCAGGTGCACCGTTATACCTTGCGCAAGTATCAGCGTTCAAATCAATCCACCTGTATTGACCAGAGGCCGGCGGTGGTTAAGGGGCAGCGCGTTAAGGCTGGTGAGGTCATTGCCGATTCTTCTTCCACGCAAAACGGTGAACTGGCGCTGGGTCAAAATGTGGTGGTCGCTTTCCTTTCATGGGAGGGCGGCAATTACGAAGATGCTATCCTGATTTCAGAGCGCCTGGTTCAGGAGGATAAATTTACCTCGGTTCACATTGAGAAATATGAAGTGGAGTCGCGGGATACCCGCTTAGGCCCGGAGGAAATCACGCGCGATATCCCCAACGTGGGTGAAGAGGCGATCAAAGACCTGGATGAGACCGGTATCATCCGGGTAGGAGCCGAAGTCGGGCCGAATGATATTCTGGTTGGTAAGATCTCTCCCAAGGGAGAAAAAGAGCTAACCCCTGAAGAACGTTTGTTGCGCGCTATCTTTGGGGAAAAATCGCGCGATGTGAAAGATACCTCTTTGCGAATGCCCCATGGCGAGCGTGGGAAAGTTGTCGAAGTAAAGGTCTTTACGCGCGAAGAAAACTCGGATCTCTCAGCCGGTGTAGATAAAATGGTGCGCGTTTCGGTGGCTCAGCGACGCAAAATCACCGCCGGCGATAAAATGGCTGGGCGACACGGAAATAAAGGCGTAGTCTCAAAGGTGGTTCCCGTTGAAGATATGCCTTTCATGGAGAATGGGGAACCGGTAGATATCATTCTTAACCCCTTGGGAGTACCCGGGCGGATGAACATCGGTCAGGTGTTGGAGACCCATCTTGGCTGGGCGGCGCATCGTTTAGGCTTCCGCGCCATTACACCGGTCTTTGACGGTGCTTCAGAAGACGAAATCGAAGCTGAATTAGCCAGGGCATGGATCATCGATCAGGCCTGGAAAGAAACCGGTGAGAAGGCCTGGGAGTGGTTAAAAAGCCAGGAATATGATCCAACTATGATCGAAGACGATGAAGAAGTGCGCCGATATTACATGGAGCAGTGGCTTGGAGAACGAGGTTATGACGTCTACCGTCTCATCTCAGACACCCTGTATGCCCGTAGAGCTGTATTTGCTGAGTATCTCAAGGACAAGGGGTTTAATCCAGAGGATATTTTATTCTTCGAGGATCGCTCGGAGGTTTCAAGCGAGCGACGTAAAACCTTAGATACGAACGCGGTGACCACTTGTTTACAATTGTGGTTGGAGAGTCTGGGCGAAAAAGTAAATGCTGAAACGCCGGAGGACATTCGTGAGCAGGCTGTAAATAAGATGCTGGAAAGCGGCATACCGATGCCGATTTTAGGGAAGCAAATCCTGCGCGATGGTAAAACCGGTGAGGCTTATGATCAACCGGTAACTGTTGGGGTGATGACCATGCTTAAACTGCACCACCTGGTTGAGGATAAAGTTCATGCCCGCTCTACCGGCCCTTATAGCCTGGTCTCCCAGCAACCCCTGGGTGGCAAGGCACAATTTGGTGGTCAGCGGTTTGGCGAAATGGAAGTCTGGGCATTAGAGGCTTATGGTGCTGCCTACACCTTGCAAGAAATGTTAACGGTGAAGTCCGATGACGTGCAGGGGCGGGTGAAAACCTACGAGTCAATCGTTAAAGGTGAGCCAAT